One window of Candidatus Limnocylindrales bacterium genomic DNA carries:
- a CDS encoding elongation factor P: GFHFMDVASYEQICMKADELGDGAGFLKEGLEDIRSVVFNGKVISIDLPNTVVLRVVETAPSFKGATAQAQTKPALLETGISIQVPAYMEADEDIVVDTRDARFISRAKG, encoded by the coding sequence GGCTTCCATTTCATGGATGTCGCCAGCTACGAACAGATCTGCATGAAGGCCGACGAGCTCGGCGACGGCGCCGGCTTTCTCAAGGAAGGCCTCGAAGACATTCGCTCGGTTGTGTTCAACGGCAAGGTCATCTCGATCGACCTGCCGAACACCGTCGTGCTGCGCGTGGTCGAGACGGCGCCGTCGTTCAAAGGCGCGACCGCCCAGGCGCAGACCAAACCGGCGCTGCTCGAGACCGGCATCAGCATCCAGGTGCCGGCCTACATGGAAGCCGACGAAGACATCGTCGTCGACACCCGCGACGCACGCTTCATCAGCCGCGCAAAGGGCTGA
- the dapF gene encoding diaminopimelate epimerase yields the protein MAFARFRRYIFAVMAFSFTKLHGCGNDYLFVDCTNGSTLPGSAEIPAITRYVSDRHTGVGSDGVILICPDAAADFRMEMYNADGSRGIMCGNGIRSLAKYVYDHGLTAKKSLRVATDCGVKKLDLEIEGGRVSRVRVEMGQAILEGRKIPVDADGVVINEPFEAAGRSWNITCVSMGNPHCVTFDVDPDTIEIERIGPKFDFHPFFPERVNTEFVRVDTPTELTMRVWERGSGETFACGTGACAALVAGVLTGRTERRGIVHLRGGDLEIEYQDDGNVVMTGPTVEVFSATIEIPPGIQSTSASSRSARPDALRPGLTA from the coding sequence TTGGCCTTCGCGCGCTTTCGCCGCTATATCTTCGCGGTCATGGCGTTCTCGTTCACCAAGCTTCACGGATGCGGCAACGACTACCTGTTCGTCGACTGCACGAACGGCAGCACATTGCCCGGTTCCGCGGAGATCCCGGCGATCACGCGATACGTGTCCGATCGCCACACCGGTGTCGGCAGCGACGGCGTGATCCTGATCTGTCCGGATGCTGCGGCCGACTTCCGCATGGAAATGTACAACGCCGATGGCAGCCGCGGCATCATGTGCGGCAACGGCATCCGCTCGCTCGCCAAGTACGTCTACGACCACGGACTGACGGCGAAGAAGAGCCTGCGCGTCGCAACCGACTGCGGCGTCAAGAAGCTCGACCTCGAGATCGAAGGCGGCCGCGTCTCGCGCGTGCGCGTCGAGATGGGTCAGGCGATCCTCGAAGGCCGCAAGATTCCGGTCGACGCCGACGGCGTCGTCATCAACGAACCTTTCGAAGCGGCCGGCCGCAGCTGGAACATCACCTGCGTGTCGATGGGCAATCCGCATTGCGTGACGTTCGACGTCGATCCCGACACGATCGAGATCGAGCGCATCGGCCCGAAGTTCGACTTTCATCCGTTCTTTCCCGAGCGCGTCAACACCGAGTTCGTGCGCGTCGACACGCCGACCGAGCTCACGATGCGGGTCTGGGAGCGCGGCTCCGGCGAAACCTTCGCATGCGGCACCGGCGCGTGTGCGGCGCTGGTTGCCGGCGTGCTGACGGGACGCACCGAGCGGCGCGGCATCGTGCATCTGCGCGGCGGCGATCTCGAAATCGAGTACCAGGACGACGGCAACGTCGTGATGACCGGACCGACCGTCGAAGTCTTCTCCGCCACCATTGAAATTCCGCCGGGCATCCAATCGACCTCAGCCTCTTCAAGATCCGCGCGCCCGGATGCCTTGAGACCGGGCCTTACGGCCTGA
- the dapA gene encoding 4-hydroxy-tetrahydrodipicolinate synthase, with protein MSVIFKGTFTALVTPFRDGEIDEGALRALISEQAYAGVDGIVPCGSTGESATLSHDEHERVIRISIDEARGRLKVIAGTGSNNTREACRLTRAAADMGADGVLLISPYYNKPTQHGHIEHFKAIAAAAPDLPQIVYNIPGRTGMNMTPETIARLAEVKNIVGIKEASGSVDQWLQIMSLCGPDFCMLSGDDGATLPIMALGGHGVISVMSNLIPARFKAMVDAAAAADFRTARGIQYEMLPLLQVLFLEINPIPVKFALAMMGKIQNELRLPLTPLSPAPAERLLAALRADGLVAGARGAA; from the coding sequence ATGTCCGTGATTTTCAAGGGAACGTTTACGGCGCTGGTGACGCCCTTCCGCGACGGCGAGATCGATGAAGGCGCGCTGCGCGCGCTGATCTCCGAACAGGCCTACGCCGGCGTCGACGGCATCGTGCCGTGCGGCAGCACCGGCGAGTCCGCTACGCTCAGCCACGACGAGCACGAGCGCGTGATCCGCATCTCGATCGACGAAGCGCGCGGGCGGCTCAAGGTGATCGCGGGCACCGGATCAAACAATACGCGCGAAGCGTGCCGGCTTACGCGCGCCGCGGCCGACATGGGCGCCGACGGCGTGCTGCTGATCAGCCCGTACTACAACAAGCCGACGCAGCACGGGCACATCGAGCATTTCAAGGCGATCGCAGCCGCAGCTCCCGACCTTCCGCAGATCGTCTACAACATCCCGGGACGCACCGGCATGAACATGACGCCGGAGACGATCGCGCGGCTGGCCGAAGTGAAGAACATCGTCGGCATCAAGGAAGCTTCCGGATCGGTCGACCAGTGGCTCCAGATCATGAGCCTTTGCGGCCCGGATTTCTGCATGCTCTCCGGTGACGACGGGGCAACGCTTCCGATCATGGCGCTCGGAGGCCACGGCGTGATCTCGGTGATGTCCAACCTGATTCCGGCGCGGTTCAAGGCGATGGTCGATGCGGCAGCAGCGGCCGACTTCCGCACCGCGCGCGGCATCCAGTACGAGATGCTGCCGCTGCTCCAGGTGCTGTTCCTCGAGATCAATCCGATTCCGGTCAAGTTTGCGCTCGCGATGATGGGCAAGATCCAGAACGAGCTGCGCCTTCCTTTGACGCCGCTGTCGCCGGCGCCTGCCGAACGACTGCTTGCGGCGCTGCGCGCGGACGGCCTCGTGGCCGGCGCTCGCGGAGCGGCATGA
- the dapB gene encoding 4-hydroxy-tetrahydrodipicolinate reductase translates to MSPDRPMAPTPLIVLGAGGRMGRRIIALADAASGARIAAAVEIAGSHLIGKDAGELAGVAALGVPVVTDFDEAIAAAGPGAVAVDFTVPEAAMDHARHAATTSTPIVIGTTGLSREQRDELQSLSSRTALLVSANMSVGVNVLLGLVGEAVRKLGPAFDIEIVEVHHNKKKDAPSGTALALAEAAASAAGLDPASSLRLSREGTSAERRPGEISVVALRGGDNVGEHTVMLLGTGERVELVHRASSRDCLATGAVRAGAWLGGKPPGLYSMKDVLGLPA, encoded by the coding sequence ATGAGCCCAGACCGTCCGATGGCGCCGACTCCGCTCATTGTGCTCGGTGCCGGCGGCCGCATGGGCCGTCGCATCATCGCGCTGGCCGATGCGGCGAGCGGTGCACGCATCGCAGCGGCCGTGGAAATCGCGGGCTCGCATCTGATCGGCAAGGACGCCGGCGAGCTGGCCGGAGTCGCGGCGCTCGGAGTTCCCGTTGTCACGGATTTCGACGAAGCCATCGCAGCCGCAGGCCCCGGTGCCGTCGCCGTCGACTTCACGGTGCCGGAAGCCGCGATGGATCACGCCCGCCACGCGGCGACGACGTCGACGCCGATCGTGATCGGCACCACCGGCCTATCACGCGAGCAGCGCGACGAGCTGCAGTCGCTGTCGAGCCGCACGGCGCTTCTCGTTTCGGCCAACATGAGCGTCGGCGTCAACGTGCTGCTCGGCCTGGTCGGCGAAGCGGTGCGCAAGCTCGGACCCGCCTTCGACATCGAGATCGTCGAGGTTCACCACAACAAGAAGAAGGACGCTCCGTCCGGCACCGCTCTGGCGCTCGCAGAAGCTGCCGCATCGGCAGCCGGGCTCGACCCGGCATCGTCATTGCGTCTGTCGCGCGAAGGCACGTCGGCCGAGCGGCGGCCGGGCGAGATCAGCGTGGTGGCGCTGCGCGGCGGCGACAACGTCGGTGAGCACACCGTGATGCTGCTCGGCACCGGCGAGCGCGTCGAGCTCGTGCACCGCGCGTCGTCGCGCGACTGCCTCGCCACCGGAGCGGTTCGCGCAGGCGCATGGCTCGGCGGCAAGCCGCCCGGCCTCTATTCGATGAAGGACGTCCTCGGCCTGCCGGCCTGA
- the folK gene encoding 2-amino-4-hydroxy-6-hydroxymethyldihydropteridine diphosphokinase, whose translation MSHTAYIGIGTNLGDRLRNYRAAVEKIAGLKDTRVTGKSSMYESEPHGKARNWFLNGVVEVATEMEAPALLKELQKIEVALGRKREAAKGSVSREMDLDILLFDHETIDSRTLKVPHPEIGNRKFVLLPLAELAPAFLHPLSGSTVSSLLATTPDRKKVMLYRPR comes from the coding sequence GTGAGCCATACGGCCTACATCGGGATCGGCACCAATCTCGGCGACCGACTCAGGAACTACCGGGCTGCGGTCGAAAAGATCGCCGGCCTGAAGGACACCCGTGTGACCGGCAAATCGTCGATGTACGAGAGCGAGCCGCACGGAAAGGCCCGCAACTGGTTCCTGAACGGCGTCGTCGAGGTCGCGACCGAAATGGAAGCTCCGGCGCTATTGAAGGAGCTCCAGAAGATCGAGGTCGCGCTCGGCCGCAAGCGCGAGGCCGCCAAGGGCTCGGTTTCGCGCGAAATGGACCTCGACATCCTGCTTTTCGATCACGAAACCATCGACAGCCGCACGCTCAAGGTCCCGCATCCGGAGATCGGCAACCGCAAGTTCGTGCTGCTGCCGCTTGCCGAGCTCGCGCCGGCCTTCCTTCACCCTCTTTCCGGATCCACGGTCTCGAGCCTGCTCGCGACCACACCGGACCGGAAAAAGGTCATGCTCTACCGCCCGCGCTGA
- the fsa gene encoding fructose-6-phosphate aldolase, translated as MQIFIDSADIGEIREAAAMGVIDGVTTNPSLVAKTGRRFQDVLADILDVIDGPVSAEVVSTDAAGMIAEGKKLAALHPNIVVKVPIGADGLKAVCALTDENIRVNVTLIFQASQALLAAKAGAAYVSPFVGRLDDVSEDGMALVSSLVEIFDNYDYGTEILVASIRSPMHFVQSARMGADVATCPLPVIQQLLKHPLTDLGLSKFLSDWKNVPK; from the coding sequence ATGCAGATTTTCATCGACAGCGCCGACATCGGCGAGATCCGCGAGGCTGCGGCCATGGGCGTCATCGACGGCGTGACCACCAACCCGTCGCTGGTCGCGAAAACCGGCCGGCGCTTCCAGGACGTGCTCGCCGACATCCTCGACGTCATCGACGGTCCGGTCAGCGCCGAGGTCGTCAGCACCGACGCGGCGGGCATGATTGCGGAGGGCAAAAAGCTCGCCGCGCTGCACCCGAACATCGTCGTCAAGGTTCCGATCGGCGCCGACGGGCTGAAGGCGGTGTGCGCGCTGACGGACGAGAATATCCGCGTCAACGTGACGCTCATTTTCCAGGCATCGCAGGCGCTGCTCGCGGCCAAGGCCGGAGCGGCCTACGTGAGCCCGTTCGTCGGCCGTCTCGATGACGTCTCCGAAGACGGCATGGCGCTGGTTTCGAGCCTCGTCGAGATTTTCGACAACTACGACTACGGCACCGAGATTCTCGTCGCGAGCATCCGCAGCCCGATGCATTTCGTGCAGTCGGCACGCATGGGCGCGGATGTTGCTACATGTCCGCTGCCGGTGATCCAGCAGCTTCTCAAGCACCCGCTCACCGATCTCGGACTCTCAAAATTCCTGTCCGACTGGAAGAACGTCCCGAAGTAG
- a CDS encoding response regulator, whose translation MRELPKVYFERLLETSPDIVVAVDRKGVVIFYNAGAEDSLGYNANEILGTPVSRLYPDEEEARRVMHAMRDGEGQIKTFETEFVAKDGHRVPVAISGSIIHDEKGREQGSIGFAKDIQRLREHDQLITLGQLAVSLAHEVNNPLEVLVNQVELLERFLKQKASTEEYIREHERVEAIKRELRRIQSIVERVGEMAADGFYASREYMPGRLMTDLGMDAAPVQEEGTNNCACGAEIRGKTILVVDDDAGVRQSMAEILGGEGCRVLTTPSGHEALKFLAGERVDLVISDVQMPDMDGYELFRCIRNSHEKLPVVLMTAYYYDKDHVIKRSKADGLRDVIFKKPIDPARLREIVESRAGN comes from the coding sequence TTGAGAGAGCTTCCGAAAGTCTATTTCGAACGCCTTCTGGAAACCTCGCCCGACATCGTCGTGGCCGTGGACCGCAAAGGCGTAGTCATTTTCTACAACGCCGGTGCCGAGGACTCGCTCGGTTACAACGCCAACGAGATCCTCGGAACTCCCGTCTCCCGCCTCTACCCCGACGAAGAAGAAGCCCGCCGCGTGATGCACGCGATGCGCGACGGCGAAGGCCAGATCAAAACCTTCGAGACCGAGTTCGTCGCCAAGGACGGACACCGCGTTCCGGTGGCGATCTCCGGCTCGATCATCCACGACGAGAAAGGCCGCGAGCAGGGGAGCATCGGCTTTGCCAAGGACATCCAGCGGCTGCGCGAGCACGACCAGCTGATCACGCTCGGACAGCTCGCTGTCAGCCTCGCGCACGAGGTCAACAATCCGCTCGAGGTGCTCGTCAACCAGGTCGAGCTGCTCGAGCGCTTCCTCAAGCAGAAGGCGTCGACCGAGGAATACATCCGCGAGCACGAGCGCGTCGAGGCGATCAAGCGCGAGCTCAGGCGCATCCAGTCGATCGTCGAGCGCGTCGGCGAGATGGCGGCCGACGGGTTCTATGCGTCGCGCGAGTACATGCCGGGGCGCCTGATGACCGACCTCGGCATGGACGCGGCGCCGGTGCAGGAAGAAGGCACCAACAACTGCGCGTGCGGCGCCGAGATCCGCGGCAAGACGATCCTGGTGGTCGACGACGATGCGGGTGTGCGGCAATCGATGGCGGAGATCCTCGGCGGCGAAGGCTGCAGGGTGCTGACGACGCCGTCGGGCCACGAGGCGCTCAAGTTCCTCGCGGGCGAGCGCGTCGACCTCGTGATCAGCGATGTGCAGATGCCCGACATGGACGGGTACGAGCTGTTCCGCTGCATCCGCAACTCGCACGAGAAGCTGCCGGTGGTGCTGATGACGGCGTACTATTACGACAAGGATCACGTCATCAAACGTTCGAAGGCCGACGGGCTGCGCGACGTGATCTTCAAGAAACCGATCGACCCCGCGCGCCTGCGCGAAATCGTCGAATCGCGCGCCGGCAACTGA
- a CDS encoding cob(I)yrinic acid a,c-diamide adenosyltransferase produces the protein MTIRIDRVYTRTGDDGQTGLVGGKRVAKDDLRIACYGDVDELNSVLGVVRSILAAAPYEGTAHAARIDGVLAFVQQELFDVGSELATPPESEYEGMIRVGADSIARLEAWMDELSADLPELKSFVLPGGGTAAAMLHVARTVCRRSERIVTTLVRTESASANTARYLNRLSDLLFVQSRWIALASGHSEVLWQHGLEPPPAGRAQRGRKKPA, from the coding sequence GTGACGATTCGTATTGACCGGGTTTATACGCGCACCGGGGACGACGGGCAGACCGGGCTCGTCGGCGGCAAGCGCGTGGCGAAGGACGATCTGCGCATCGCGTGCTACGGCGACGTGGACGAGCTCAACAGCGTGCTCGGCGTCGTGCGCAGCATTCTCGCGGCGGCGCCGTACGAAGGAACCGCGCATGCGGCGCGCATCGACGGCGTGCTCGCGTTCGTGCAGCAGGAGCTGTTCGACGTCGGCAGCGAGCTCGCGACGCCGCCGGAGTCCGAATACGAAGGAATGATCCGCGTCGGCGCGGATTCGATCGCGCGGCTCGAGGCATGGATGGACGAGCTGTCGGCCGATCTTCCCGAGCTCAAATCGTTCGTGCTGCCGGGCGGCGGGACGGCAGCGGCAATGCTTCACGTTGCGCGTACCGTGTGCCGCCGCAGCGAGCGCATCGTCACGACGCTCGTGCGCACCGAGTCCGCATCCGCGAATACCGCACGCTACCTCAACCGGCTGAGCGACCTGTTGTTCGTGCAGTCGCGCTGGATCGCGCTCGCGAGCGGACATAGCGAAGTGCTGTGGCAGCACGGCCTCGAGCCGCCGCCGGCCGGACGCGCGCAGCGCGGGCGCAAGAAGCCGGCCTGA
- a CDS encoding MBL fold metallo-hydrolase: protein MSQQEAGAGQLSIKQIELGPMQNYVYVIADREARKAYVVDPAWDIAGLLAELDKEDLELAGALVTHYHPDHIGGDFAGHHIEGLTELLAQRPCKIYLHKAEAPYVQKQLGLSPADYVAVDGETTLEVGRIPIRLLHTPGHTPGSQCFLVEGHLVSGDTMFIGSCGRVDLPGSNPKDLYYSLNQKLKRLPDETILLPGHNYAPDRTSTIGREKRSNPFLRFETVEDYLRAMGY, encoded by the coding sequence ATGAGTCAACAAGAAGCCGGAGCGGGCCAACTCTCGATCAAGCAGATCGAGCTCGGCCCGATGCAGAACTACGTCTACGTGATCGCCGATCGCGAGGCCCGCAAGGCCTACGTCGTTGATCCCGCCTGGGACATCGCCGGGCTTCTGGCGGAGCTGGACAAAGAAGATCTCGAGCTGGCCGGCGCGCTGGTGACGCATTACCACCCCGACCACATCGGCGGCGACTTCGCGGGCCACCACATCGAGGGCCTCACCGAGCTGCTCGCCCAGCGGCCGTGCAAGATCTACCTTCACAAGGCCGAGGCACCCTACGTGCAGAAGCAGCTGGGGCTGTCGCCGGCCGACTACGTGGCCGTCGACGGCGAGACGACGCTCGAAGTCGGCAGAATACCGATACGTTTGCTGCACACGCCGGGCCATACTCCCGGCTCGCAGTGCTTTCTCGTCGAAGGTCATCTTGTGTCCGGAGACACAATGTTCATCGGGTCATGCGGACGCGTGGATCTGCCGGGAAGCAATCCGAAAGACCTGTATTACAGCCTCAATCAGAAGCTGAAGCGGCTTCCCGACGAAACCATTTTATTGCCGGGTCACAACTACGCGCCGGATCGCACATCGACCATCGGACGCGAGAAACGCAGCAACCCCTTCCTGCGCTTCGAGACCGTCGAGGACTATCTACGGGCGATGGGTTACTAA
- a CDS encoding 3-hydroxyacyl-CoA dehydrogenase family protein: MSIAKIAILGGGQMGSGIAQVAAAAGIDVTMIKATPGPVDKARSAIEKELAKTVERGKLEQAAMDATMARLHFTDKLEAVSDCDLFLESIVEDLAVKRAKFAEVDKLAKPSCILASNTSTLSISAMQEATKRSERFIGLHFFNPATMMKLVEVIPTSTTDNAVTAAALGFVEKIGKSPVLVKDETGFIVNRLLTPYMLDAIRCLEAGLADISGIDTAMQLGANHPMGPLALADYIGLDIVLAMSENLYSTFKQEYMAPTPLLRHLVAEGLLGRKTKLGFYDYSQRPPAANKALER; encoded by the coding sequence ATGAGCATCGCGAAGATCGCAATTCTCGGCGGAGGCCAGATGGGCTCCGGCATCGCCCAGGTGGCCGCAGCGGCCGGCATCGACGTGACCATGATCAAGGCCACGCCGGGCCCCGTCGACAAGGCACGGAGCGCGATCGAAAAAGAGCTCGCCAAGACCGTCGAGCGCGGCAAGCTCGAGCAGGCGGCGATGGACGCGACGATGGCGCGCCTTCACTTCACCGACAAGCTCGAAGCGGTTTCCGACTGCGACCTGTTCCTCGAGTCGATCGTCGAGGACCTCGCCGTCAAGCGCGCCAAGTTTGCCGAGGTCGACAAGCTCGCGAAGCCGTCGTGCATCCTTGCGAGCAACACGTCCACGCTGTCGATCAGCGCGATGCAGGAAGCCACCAAGCGCAGCGAGCGCTTCATCGGCCTGCACTTCTTCAACCCGGCCACGATGATGAAGCTGGTCGAGGTCATCCCGACGTCGACGACCGACAATGCGGTCACCGCGGCGGCGCTCGGATTCGTCGAAAAGATCGGCAAGTCGCCGGTGCTCGTCAAGGACGAGACCGGGTTCATCGTGAACCGGCTGCTCACGCCGTACATGCTCGACGCGATTCGCTGTCTCGAAGCGGGCCTTGCCGACATCTCCGGCATCGACACCGCGATGCAGCTCGGCGCCAACCATCCGATGGGACCGCTCGCGCTCGCCGACTACATCGGCCTCGATATCGTGCTGGCGATGTCGGAGAACCTCTACTCGACGTTCAAGCAGGAATACATGGCGCCGACGCCGCTGCTGCGGCACCTGGTCGCCGAAGGTCTTCTCGGCCGCAAGACCAAGCTCGGCTTCTACGACTACTCGCAGCGCCCGCCTGCCGCGAACAAGGCGCTCGAGCGGTAA
- a CDS encoding ADP-ribosylglycohydrolase family protein has translation MSSAAAHFEGCLLGAMIGDSLGSLVENASTKLVSHRYPAVSDLYALSPGAYGSTTEMTVALAESLAVAPDFDGEDFAARLVARSHDVRGYGQGTMLALSRLKAGVSWQEAGAAHAGRGCYGNAAAARSAPVGLVHEGDVATLRWIAEEAAGVTHTHAHAVEGAVVLALGVAIALDSRGGEFSAHSFFETIAGDVQIREYRSHLEMAASLAGRRPDPAIVADRLGNNQTALGSVVTALLCFADNASSFADAAAAALRLGGNASAIAAMTLALSGAHLGTDEIPPRWIEGLEAGEISAPAIRKLATTLAAAAR, from the coding sequence ATGTCTTCTGCTGCCGCGCACTTCGAAGGCTGCCTTCTCGGCGCGATGATCGGCGACAGCCTCGGATCGCTCGTCGAGAACGCGTCGACCAAACTGGTGTCGCACCGCTATCCCGCAGTTTCGGACCTGTATGCGCTCAGCCCCGGCGCGTACGGGTCGACCACCGAGATGACCGTCGCGCTTGCCGAGTCGCTTGCCGTCGCGCCGGATTTCGACGGAGAAGATTTTGCCGCCCGCCTCGTGGCCCGCTCGCACGACGTGCGCGGATACGGCCAAGGCACGATGCTCGCGCTGTCGCGCCTGAAGGCCGGGGTTTCGTGGCAGGAAGCCGGCGCCGCGCATGCCGGACGCGGCTGCTACGGAAACGCGGCTGCAGCTCGCAGCGCGCCCGTCGGGCTCGTGCACGAAGGCGACGTCGCGACGCTGCGATGGATTGCGGAAGAGGCCGCCGGCGTCACGCACACGCATGCGCATGCCGTCGAAGGCGCGGTCGTGCTCGCGCTCGGCGTCGCGATCGCGCTCGACTCGCGCGGCGGGGAGTTTTCGGCGCACAGTTTCTTCGAGACCATTGCCGGGGACGTGCAGATCCGCGAATACCGCTCGCACCTCGAGATGGCCGCGTCGCTGGCGGGCCGCCGCCCGGATCCGGCGATCGTCGCCGACCGGCTCGGCAACAACCAGACGGCGCTCGGCTCGGTGGTGACCGCGCTGCTCTGTTTCGCCGACAATGCTTCGAGCTTTGCCGACGCCGCGGCTGCGGCGCTGCGTCTCGGAGGCAACGCGAGCGCGATCGCCGCAATGACGCTCGCGCTTTCCGGCGCACATCTCGGCACCGACGAGATTCCTCCCAGATGGATCGAAGGCCTGGAGGCCGGCGAGATCAGCGCGCCTGCGATCCGCAAGCTCGCCACAACGCTCGCCGCCGCCGCGAGATAA
- a CDS encoding NAD-dependent epimerase/dehydratase family protein — protein sequence MRKLLITGISGGQGRLVAKMAMRSRPDAEAWTVSGVDRAKWPSAPEGVAVHQIDMRKRRFEDVFRTDKPDAVVHLAFVRHFQSDSAVRHEINVEGTRRVLEHCAEYGVKQVVVVSSAYVYGSLPSNERYMTEDHPLNASRNFPEIRDLCEVEGMVGAFLWRYPEISTCVLRPVNTLGHSVHNAIGRYMKLAIVPTIMGFNPMMQFIHEEDVAEAVLIALEKKARGIFNVAGPGAVPLKRALKEMGRQRLSIPDPVAHLLIRTLFNLNIYEFPSGAIDFIKYPCTVSDLRFRSATGFRPRHTLAEIFATMAISPS from the coding sequence GTGCGCAAGCTTCTGATCACCGGCATCTCGGGCGGCCAGGGCCGCCTGGTCGCGAAAATGGCGATGCGTTCGCGCCCGGACGCCGAGGCATGGACGGTCTCGGGCGTGGATCGCGCCAAGTGGCCGAGTGCACCCGAGGGCGTCGCCGTGCACCAGATCGACATGCGCAAGCGCCGCTTCGAGGACGTCTTCCGCACCGACAAGCCCGATGCCGTCGTGCATCTCGCGTTCGTGCGTCACTTCCAGTCCGACTCGGCGGTGCGGCACGAGATCAACGTCGAAGGCACGCGGCGCGTGCTCGAGCACTGCGCGGAGTACGGGGTCAAGCAGGTCGTCGTGGTGTCGAGCGCGTACGTGTACGGCTCGCTTCCGAGCAACGAGCGCTACATGACCGAAGACCATCCGCTCAACGCATCGCGAAATTTCCCGGAGATCCGCGACCTGTGCGAGGTCGAGGGAATGGTCGGCGCGTTCCTGTGGCGCTACCCGGAAATCTCGACGTGCGTGCTGCGGCCGGTCAACACGCTCGGCCACTCGGTGCACAACGCGATCGGCCGCTACATGAAGCTCGCGATCGTGCCGACCATCATGGGCTTCAACCCGATGATGCAGTTCATTCACGAAGAAGATGTCGCCGAGGCCGTGCTCATCGCGCTCGAGAAGAAAGCCCGCGGCATCTTCAACGTCGCCGGCCCCGGCGCCGTGCCGCTCAAGCGCGCGCTCAAGGAAATGGGCCGCCAGCGCCTGTCGATTCCGGATCCGGTCGCGCATCTGCTGATTCGCACGCTGTTCAACCTGAACATCTACGAGTTCCCGTCGGGCGCGATCGACTTCATCAAATACCCGTGTACGGTCAGCGACCTGCGCTTTCGCAGCGCGACCGGATTCCGTCCCCGCCATACGCTCGCGGAGATCTTCGCGACGATGGCGATCTCGCCGTCGTGA
- a CDS encoding lysophospholipid acyltransferase family protein, whose product MMDLRAMIGSILDFLSTTAESVADVASAAPRLLSSIGAEVDEKVDRIPAELNEYGYDPWGYSPKALKRFILPAAVLYRYYFRCRTTGLENLPAGRALIIGNHAGQMAFDGLMITTACILEANPPRLLRGMGEYWLGTLPYMSVLLDRTGSAVGTRQTCIDMLRHGECVMAFPEGVRGMNKIYADAYKLQEFGLGFMRLALETDTPIIPVSIVGSEEQNPGIADLKGVGRWLGMPSFPVTLTFPLLGPFGMLPLPVRYHIEFGKPMRFEGHAEDEDDVIEEKVEQVKAAISEQLERGRAARKSVFF is encoded by the coding sequence ATGATGGACCTTAGAGCGATGATCGGCAGCATTCTCGACTTCCTTTCGACGACGGCCGAGAGCGTGGCAGACGTGGCATCGGCCGCGCCGCGCCTGCTGTCGAGCATCGGCGCCGAAGTCGACGAGAAGGTCGACCGCATTCCGGCCGAGCTCAACGAATACGGCTACGACCCGTGGGGCTACAGCCCGAAGGCGCTCAAGCGCTTCATCCTGCCGGCGGCGGTTCTTTACCGTTACTACTTCCGCTGCCGCACGACCGGGCTCGAGAATCTTCCCGCGGGCCGCGCGCTGATCATCGGCAACCACGCCGGACAGATGGCGTTCGACGGACTGATGATCACGACCGCATGCATCCTCGAAGCGAACCCGCCGAGGCTGCTGCGCGGGATGGGTGAGTACTGGCTCGGCACGCTTCCATACATGAGCGTGCTGCTCGACCGCACCGGAAGCGCCGTCGGGACGCGCCAGACGTGCATCGACATGCTTCGTCACGGCGAATGCGTGATGGCCTTTCCCGAAGGCGTGCGCGGCATGAACAAGATCTATGCCGACGCGTACAAGTTGCAGGAGTTCGGGCTCGGCTTCATGCGCCTCGCGCTCGAGACCGACACGCCGATCATCCCCGTCTCGATCGTAGGCTCGGAGGAACAGAATCCGGGGATTGCCGATCTCAAAGGCGTCGGCCGCTGGCTCGGCATGCCGTCGTTCCCGGTCACGCTCACGTTCCCGCTGCTCGGCCCGTTCGGCATGTTGCCGCTGCCGGTTCGCTACCACATCGAATTCGGCAAGCCGATGCGCTTCGAAGGCCACGCCGAGGACGAAGACGACGTCATCGAGGAAAAAGTCGAGCAGGTGAAGGCCGCGATCAGCGAACAGCTCGAACGCGGGCGCGCCGCGCGAAAGAGCGTGTTCTTCTGA